A genomic stretch from Serratia entomophila includes:
- the argO gene encoding arginine exporter ArgO: MLAVFLQGFALSAAMILPLGPQNVFVMNQGIRRQYHLMIAALCALSDILLICAGIFGGSALLTRSPLLLGLVTWGGVAFLLWYGWGAFRAAFSPQPVQAVTQALAQSRWRIVVTMLAVTWLNPHVYLDTFVVLGSLGGQLTADVRSWFALGAVSASVVWFFGLALLASWLAPWLNTQLAQRIINGLVGLVMWGIALQLAWQGANL, translated from the coding sequence ATGCTTGCCGTTTTCTTGCAGGGCTTTGCCCTGAGCGCCGCGATGATCCTGCCGCTGGGCCCGCAAAACGTTTTTGTGATGAATCAGGGCATTCGCCGCCAGTATCACCTGATGATCGCCGCGCTGTGCGCGCTGAGCGATATCCTGTTGATCTGCGCCGGCATCTTTGGCGGCAGCGCGCTGCTGACCCGTTCGCCGCTGCTGCTGGGGCTGGTGACCTGGGGCGGCGTGGCGTTTCTGCTGTGGTACGGCTGGGGCGCATTCCGCGCCGCGTTCAGCCCGCAGCCTGTGCAGGCGGTGACTCAGGCGCTGGCGCAGAGCCGCTGGCGCATCGTGGTTACCATGCTGGCGGTCACCTGGCTGAACCCGCACGTCTATCTGGACACCTTCGTGGTGCTGGGCAGCCTGGGCGGCCAGTTGACGGCGGACGTGCGCTCCTGGTTCGCGCTGGGCGCGGTCAGCGCCTCGGTGGTGTGGTTCTTCGGGCTGGCGTTGTTGGCTTCCTGGCTGGCGCCCTGGCTGAACACCCAACTGGCGCAGCGCATCATCAATGGGTTGGTGGGGCTGGTGATGTGGGGCATCGCGCTGCAGCTGGCCTGGCAGGGGGCAAATTTATAA
- a CDS encoding DUF1345 domain-containing protein, with product MHIRSSLRHYWQVRPRLLFSIGAGLLCFALLPAQLSLLQRLMIGWNVLAWLYLLFLWRLMLVSTPTHIRQIARSQDESASKVLALVSIGCLVSILAILFELGSAKQVSDSLKTLHLALTGATLAVSWLLLPTAFTMHYAHQFYRQGAQQDPLPLLFPGNLTEPTYMDFAYFSFTIAVASQTADVAVGAAEVRKITLLQSVISFVFNMVILGLSINVGAGLLG from the coding sequence ATGCACATTCGCTCCTCGCTCAGGCACTACTGGCAGGTTCGGCCCCGGCTGCTGTTTTCGATCGGCGCCGGGCTGCTATGCTTTGCGCTGCTGCCCGCGCAGCTTTCGCTGCTGCAGCGATTGATGATTGGCTGGAACGTGCTGGCCTGGCTTTACCTGCTGTTTTTGTGGCGGCTGATGCTGGTGAGCACGCCAACGCATATCCGCCAGATCGCCCGCTCGCAGGACGAAAGCGCCAGCAAGGTGCTGGCGTTAGTCAGCATCGGCTGCCTGGTGAGCATTCTGGCGATCCTGTTCGAGCTCGGCAGCGCCAAACAGGTCAGCGATTCATTGAAAACTCTGCATCTGGCGCTGACCGGCGCCACGCTGGCGGTGTCCTGGCTGCTGCTGCCGACCGCTTTCACCATGCATTACGCCCACCAGTTTTACCGCCAGGGCGCACAGCAGGATCCGCTGCCGCTGCTGTTTCCCGGCAATCTCACCGAACCGACCTATATGGATTTCGCCTACTTCTCGTTCACCATCGCGGTGGCGTCGCAAACCGCCGACGTGGCGGTCGGCGCAGCCGAGGTGCGTAAAATCACCCTGCTGCAGTCGGTTATCTCCTTCGTGTTCAATATGGTGATCCTGGGGTTGTCGATCAACGTCGGCGCCGGCCTGCTGGGCTAG
- a CDS encoding oxidative stress defense protein, translated as MKLKALAMAAMVGLGTLPLALQAAEVPEGPHVVTSGTSSVDATPDIATLAIEVSVSSKDAAQAKKQVDERVAQYFDFLQKNNIEKKDISAANLRTQPEYDYLKTGESVLKGYRAVRQVQVTLRQLDKLNELLDGALKSGLNEIRAVELGVAKPDVYREQARQKAIENATQQAASLAKGFNAKLGPVYSIRYHVANYQPMPVARMYKAAGAAAESDVAQTYEQQSIHFDDQVDVVFELQRNAAQ; from the coding sequence GTGAAGCTTAAAGCATTGGCTATGGCCGCAATGGTTGGATTAGGGACGTTACCTTTGGCGCTGCAGGCGGCCGAAGTGCCGGAAGGCCCGCACGTGGTCACGTCAGGCACCTCCAGCGTCGACGCTACGCCGGACATCGCCACCCTGGCGATCGAAGTCAGCGTGTCTTCCAAAGACGCCGCGCAGGCGAAAAAGCAGGTGGATGAGCGCGTGGCGCAATACTTCGATTTCCTGCAGAAAAATAACATCGAGAAGAAAGACATCAGCGCCGCCAACCTGCGTACTCAGCCGGAATACGATTACCTGAAAACCGGCGAATCGGTGTTGAAAGGTTATCGCGCGGTGCGCCAGGTGCAGGTGACGCTGCGCCAGTTGGACAAGCTGAATGAGCTGCTGGACGGCGCGCTGAAATCCGGTTTGAACGAGATCCGCGCGGTTGAGCTGGGCGTCGCCAAGCCGGACGTCTACCGCGAGCAGGCGCGCCAGAAGGCCATCGAAAACGCCACCCAGCAGGCCGCTTCACTGGCCAAAGGCTTCAACGCCAAGCTGGGGCCGGTATACAGCATTCGCTATCATGTCGCCAACTACCAGCCGATGCCGGTGGCGCGGATGTACAAGGCCGCGGGCGCGGCGGCGGAAAGCGATGTGGCGCAAACCTATGAACAGCAAAGCATTCACTTCGACGATCAGGTGGATGTGGTGTTCGAACTGCAGCGCAACGCCGCACAGTAA
- the rpiA gene encoding ribose-5-phosphate isomerase RpiA, whose amino-acid sequence MTQDELKKAVGWAALEYVTPGTIVGVGTGSTAAHFIDALGSIKHQIEGAVSSSDASTAKLKSLGIHVFDSNEVDSLDIYVDGADEINAHMQMIKGGGAALTREKIIAAIARKFICIVDSSKQVDVLGKFPLPVEVIPMARSYVARELVKLGGLPEYRQNVVTDNGNVILDVHNLSITDAVALENKINGIAGVVTVGLFANRGADVALVGTPEGVKVVE is encoded by the coding sequence ATGACGCAGGATGAACTGAAAAAAGCGGTTGGCTGGGCGGCGCTGGAGTACGTGACGCCGGGCACCATCGTCGGGGTGGGCACCGGTTCGACCGCCGCCCATTTTATTGATGCGCTGGGCTCCATCAAGCATCAGATCGAGGGCGCGGTATCCAGTTCCGACGCCTCCACCGCCAAGCTGAAAAGCCTCGGCATTCACGTGTTCGACAGCAACGAAGTGGACTCGCTGGATATCTACGTCGACGGCGCGGACGAAATCAACGCCCATATGCAGATGATCAAAGGCGGCGGCGCAGCCCTGACGCGTGAAAAGATCATCGCCGCCATCGCGCGCAAGTTCATCTGCATCGTCGATTCCTCCAAGCAGGTGGACGTGCTGGGCAAATTCCCGCTGCCGGTGGAAGTGATCCCGATGGCCCGCTCTTACGTAGCGCGCGAGCTGGTGAAGCTGGGCGGTCTGCCGGAGTATCGCCAGAACGTCGTGACCGACAACGGCAACGTGATCCTCGACGTGCATAACCTGAGCATCACCGACGCGGTGGCGCTGGAGAACAAAATCAACGGCATCGCCGGTGTGGTCACCGTCGGCCTGTTCGCCAACCGCGGCGCGGACGTGGCGCTGGTCGGTACGCCGGAGGGCGTGAAGGTCGTAGAATAA
- the mscS gene encoding small-conductance mechanosensitive channel MscS, producing MKDLNVVDGINGAGDWLVKNQDLLIQYAVNVVAAIVILIIGSIIARVVGNALNRVMKLRGIDATVADFLSAIVRYGVLAFTFIAVLGRVGVQTTSVIAVLGAAGLAVGLALQGSLSNFAAGVLLVIFRPLRVGEYVDLGGVAGTVDQVQIFSTTLRTADNKTIVVPNGKIIAGNIINYSREPNRRVDIVVGVAYNADIDVVKKVLGDVIAADKRIMHAKGVTVRLNEMAPSSLNFVTRSWTTNAEYWNVYFDLMENFKRALDANNIGIPFPQMDVHLYRTEDASAKAE from the coding sequence ATGAAAGATTTGAATGTAGTAGACGGCATCAACGGCGCCGGCGATTGGCTGGTGAAGAATCAGGATCTGCTGATCCAGTACGCGGTGAACGTTGTCGCCGCCATCGTTATCCTGATCATCGGTTCGATCATCGCCCGCGTGGTCGGCAATGCGTTAAACCGCGTGATGAAGCTGCGCGGCATCGACGCCACGGTAGCGGACTTCCTGTCGGCGATCGTGCGTTACGGCGTGCTGGCCTTCACCTTTATCGCGGTATTGGGGCGCGTTGGCGTGCAGACCACTTCGGTGATCGCCGTGCTGGGCGCCGCCGGTTTGGCCGTTGGCCTGGCGCTGCAGGGCTCGCTGTCCAACTTTGCCGCCGGCGTGCTGTTGGTTATCTTCCGTCCGCTGCGGGTAGGCGAGTACGTTGACCTGGGCGGCGTGGCCGGTACCGTCGATCAGGTGCAGATTTTCTCCACCACGCTGCGCACCGCCGACAACAAAACCATCGTGGTGCCGAACGGCAAAATCATCGCCGGCAACATCATCAACTACTCTCGCGAGCCGAACCGCCGCGTGGATATCGTGGTGGGCGTTGCCTACAACGCCGATATCGACGTGGTGAAGAAGGTGCTGGGTGACGTGATCGCCGCCGACAAACGCATCATGCACGCTAAAGGCGTGACCGTGCGTCTGAACGAAATGGCGCCGTCCTCGCTGAATTTCGTCACCCGCTCCTGGACCACCAACGCAGAATACTGGAACGTGTACTTCGACCTGATGGAAAACTTCAAGCGCGCGCTGGATGCCAACAATATCGGCATTCCGTTCCCGCAGATGGACGTTCATCTGTATCGTACTGAAGACGCGTCCGCCAAGGCGGAATAA
- the epd gene encoding erythrose-4-phosphate dehydrogenase yields MTIRIAINGFGRIGRSVLRALYESGRRAEISVVAINELANAEGMAHLLKYDSSHGRFAWDVRQERDTLSVGDDAIRLLHQPAVELLPWGELGVDVVLDCSGVYGSRADGEAHLAAGAKKVLFAHPGGHDLDATVVFGVNHQTLLAEHRIVSNASCTTNCIIPVIKLLDDAYSIESGTVTTIHSAMNDQPVIDAYHADLRRTRAASQSIIPVDTKLAAGITRIFPQFCDRFEAISVRVPTINVTAIDLSVSVSSAVKVTEVNQLLQKAARGSFRGIVDYTELPLVSIDFNHDPHSAIVDGTQTRVSGQHLIKTLVWCDNEWGFANRMLDTTRAMAASGF; encoded by the coding sequence ATGACCATCCGCATAGCGATAAACGGCTTTGGCCGCATTGGCCGCAGCGTATTGCGCGCACTGTACGAATCGGGACGGCGAGCGGAAATTTCCGTGGTGGCGATCAACGAACTGGCGAACGCCGAGGGGATGGCCCACCTGCTGAAATACGACTCCAGCCACGGTCGCTTCGCCTGGGACGTGCGCCAGGAGCGCGACACGCTGAGCGTTGGCGATGATGCTATCCGTCTGCTGCATCAGCCGGCGGTAGAGCTGCTGCCCTGGGGCGAGCTGGGCGTTGACGTGGTGCTGGACTGCAGCGGCGTGTACGGCAGCCGGGCGGATGGCGAAGCCCACCTGGCGGCGGGAGCGAAGAAGGTGCTGTTTGCCCACCCGGGCGGCCACGATCTGGACGCCACCGTGGTGTTTGGCGTCAACCACCAGACGCTGCTGGCGGAGCATCGCATCGTGTCTAACGCCTCATGCACCACCAACTGCATTATTCCGGTGATCAAGCTGCTGGACGATGCCTACAGCATCGAATCCGGCACCGTGACCACCATCCACTCGGCGATGAACGATCAGCCGGTGATTGACGCCTATCACGCGGATTTGCGGCGCACCCGAGCGGCGAGCCAGTCGATTATTCCTGTCGACACCAAGCTGGCCGCAGGCATCACCCGTATTTTCCCGCAGTTTTGCGATAGGTTCGAGGCGATTTCCGTGCGCGTGCCGACCATTAACGTGACGGCGATCGATCTCAGCGTCAGCGTGAGTTCAGCGGTGAAAGTGACAGAGGTCAACCAGCTGTTGCAAAAGGCCGCACGGGGTTCTTTTCGTGGTATAGTTGATTACACGGAACTACCATTAGTTTCGATCGATTTTAACCATGACCCGCACAGCGCTATCGTTGACGGTACACAGACGCGGGTCAGCGGGCAGCACCTGATTAAGACCTTGGTCTGGTGCGACAATGAATGGGGCTTTGCCAACCGGATGTTGGATACAACACGGGCAATGGCCGCCAGCGGTTTCTAG
- the serA gene encoding phosphoglycerate dehydrogenase, producing MAKVSLEKDRIKFLLVEGVHQSTVDNLRAAGYTNIEYHKGALDTESLKASIRDAHFVGIRSRTHLTEEVFAAAEKLVAVGCFCIGTNQVELKAATKRGIPVFNAPFSNTRSVAEMVLGELLLMLRGIPAANAKAHRGVWHKLAVGSYEARGKKLGIIGYGHIGTQLGILAEGLGMKVFFYDIENKLPLGNAQQVRHLSDLLNMSDVVTLHVPETLSTKNMMGAEELALMKPGAILINASRGTVVDIPALCNALASNHLAGAAIDVFPEEPATNSDPFNSPLCEFDNVLLTPHIGGSTQEAQENIGDEVAGKLAKYSDNGSTLSAVNFPEVSLPAHGPNASRLLHIHENRPGVLTQINQIFAEEGVNIAAQYLQTGPEIGYVVIDVEAETERADAALQRMKAIDGTIRARLLL from the coding sequence ATGGCAAAAGTATCATTGGAGAAAGACAGGATTAAATTCCTGTTGGTGGAAGGGGTTCATCAGAGCACGGTAGATAACTTACGTGCCGCCGGTTATACCAACATTGAATACCATAAAGGTGCGTTAGACACCGAATCGCTCAAGGCATCCATCCGCGATGCGCACTTCGTCGGCATCCGATCGCGCACGCATCTGACCGAAGAGGTTTTCGCCGCCGCAGAGAAACTGGTTGCGGTGGGTTGTTTCTGCATCGGCACCAACCAGGTTGAATTGAAAGCGGCGACCAAACGCGGCATTCCGGTGTTTAACGCGCCATTCTCCAATACCCGATCCGTGGCCGAAATGGTGCTGGGCGAGCTGCTGTTGATGCTGCGCGGCATTCCGGCCGCCAACGCCAAGGCGCACCGCGGCGTGTGGCACAAACTGGCCGTCGGCTCATATGAAGCGCGCGGCAAGAAGCTGGGCATTATCGGCTACGGCCATATCGGCACCCAGCTGGGCATTCTGGCGGAAGGCCTGGGCATGAAGGTGTTCTTCTACGACATCGAGAACAAGCTGCCGCTGGGCAATGCTCAGCAGGTGCGCCATCTGTCCGATCTGCTCAACATGAGCGACGTGGTGACGCTGCACGTGCCGGAAACCCTGTCGACCAAGAATATGATGGGCGCGGAAGAGCTGGCGCTGATGAAGCCGGGCGCTATTCTGATCAACGCCTCGCGCGGCACCGTGGTGGATATCCCCGCGCTGTGCAACGCGCTGGCCAGCAATCACCTGGCCGGGGCGGCGATCGACGTCTTCCCGGAAGAGCCGGCGACCAACAGCGATCCGTTCAACTCGCCGCTGTGCGAGTTCGACAACGTGCTGCTGACGCCGCACATCGGCGGCTCCACCCAGGAAGCGCAGGAGAACATCGGCGACGAAGTGGCCGGCAAGCTGGCCAAATACTCCGACAACGGTTCGACCCTCTCGGCGGTCAACTTCCCGGAAGTCTCGCTGCCGGCGCATGGCCCTAACGCCAGCCGCCTGCTGCATATCCACGAAAACCGCCCAGGCGTGCTGACGCAGATTAACCAGATCTTCGCCGAAGAAGGGGTTAACATCGCCGCGCAGTACCTGCAAACCGGCCCGGAAATCGGCTATGTGGTGATCGACGTCGAAGCGGAAACCGAACGCGCCGACGCCGCGCTGCAGCGCATGAAGGCCATCGACGGCACCATCCGCGCTCGCCTGTTGCTCTGA
- the fbaA gene encoding class II fructose-bisphosphate aldolase translates to MSKIFDFVKPGVITGDDVQKVFAVAKENNFALPAVNCVGTDSINAVLETAAKVRAPVIVQFSNGGAAFIAGKGVKTDVPQGAAILGAISGAHHVHQMAEHYGVPVILHTDHCAKKLLPWLDGLLDAGEKHFAATGKPLFSSHMIDLSEESLEENIEICSKYLARMAKIGMTLEIELGCTGGEEDGVDNSHMDASALYTQPEDVAYAYEKLHAISPRFTIAASFGNVHGVYKPGNVKLTPTILRDSQDYVSKKYNLPHNSLDFVFHGGSGSTDAEIKESVGYGVIKMNIDTDTQWATWDGILQYYKANEAYLQGQLGNPKGADQPNKKYYDPRVWLRAAQTSMVTRLEQAFKDLNAVDVL, encoded by the coding sequence ATGTCTAAAATTTTTGATTTCGTAAAACCGGGTGTCATCACGGGTGATGACGTTCAGAAAGTATTCGCAGTAGCTAAAGAGAACAACTTTGCGCTGCCGGCGGTTAACTGCGTGGGCACCGACTCCATCAACGCCGTGCTGGAAACAGCGGCGAAGGTGCGTGCGCCGGTCATCGTACAGTTCTCCAACGGCGGCGCGGCGTTCATCGCCGGCAAAGGCGTGAAGACTGACGTCCCGCAGGGCGCAGCGATTCTGGGCGCAATCTCCGGTGCACACCATGTTCACCAGATGGCAGAGCATTACGGCGTGCCGGTTATCCTGCACACCGACCACTGCGCGAAGAAACTGCTGCCATGGCTGGACGGCCTGCTGGACGCCGGTGAGAAACACTTCGCCGCTACCGGCAAACCGCTGTTCTCTTCCCATATGATCGACCTGTCCGAAGAGTCCCTGGAAGAAAACATCGAGATCTGCAGCAAGTATCTGGCCCGCATGGCCAAGATCGGCATGACGCTGGAAATCGAACTGGGCTGCACCGGCGGTGAAGAAGATGGCGTGGACAACAGCCATATGGACGCATCCGCACTGTACACCCAGCCGGAAGACGTGGCTTACGCCTACGAAAAACTGCACGCCATCAGCCCGCGCTTCACCATCGCTGCGTCGTTCGGTAACGTGCACGGCGTTTACAAGCCAGGTAACGTCAAGCTGACCCCGACCATCCTGCGTGATTCTCAGGACTACGTGTCCAAGAAATACAACCTGCCGCACAACAGCCTGGACTTCGTGTTCCACGGCGGTTCCGGTTCTACCGACGCAGAGATCAAAGAGTCTGTAGGCTACGGCGTGATCAAGATGAACATCGACACCGACACCCAATGGGCGACCTGGGACGGCATCCTGCAGTACTACAAAGCGAACGAAGCTTACCTGCAGGGCCAGTTGGGCAACCCGAAAGGCGCCGATCAGCCGAACAAAAAATACTACGATCCACGCGTATGGCTGCGCGCAGCGCAGACCAGCATGGTGACCCGTCTGGAACAGGCCTTCAAAGATCTGAACGCGGTAGACGTTCTGTAA
- a CDS encoding LysR family transcriptional regulator ArgP: protein MKRPDYRTLQALDAVIRERGFERAAQKLCITQSAVSQRIKQLENLFGQPLLVRTVPPRPTEQGQKLLALLHQVELLEEEWLGNDTGVDTPLLLSLAVNADSLATWLLPALKPVLADSPIRLNMQVEDETRTQERLRRGEVVGAVSIQPQPLPSCLVDQLGALDYLFVASKSFAERYFPNGVTRSALLKAPAVAFDHLDDMHQAFLQQNFDLSPGSVPCHIVNSSEAFVQLARQGTTCCMIPHLQIEKELESGELIDLTPGLYQRRMLYWHRFAPESRMMRKVTDALLAHGRQVLRQD from the coding sequence ATGAAACGCCCAGACTATCGAACGCTGCAAGCGCTGGACGCGGTGATCCGTGAGCGCGGCTTTGAGCGCGCTGCACAAAAACTCTGCATCACGCAATCGGCGGTATCCCAACGCATCAAACAGCTGGAAAACCTGTTCGGCCAACCGCTGCTGGTGCGCACCGTGCCGCCGCGCCCCACCGAGCAGGGGCAAAAATTGCTGGCGCTGCTGCATCAGGTTGAGCTGCTGGAAGAAGAGTGGCTGGGCAACGACACCGGCGTGGATACCCCGCTGCTGCTGTCGCTGGCGGTCAACGCCGACAGCCTGGCGACCTGGCTGCTGCCGGCGCTGAAGCCGGTGCTGGCCGACTCGCCGATCCGCCTGAATATGCAGGTGGAAGACGAAACGCGCACCCAGGAACGGCTGCGCCGCGGCGAAGTGGTGGGGGCGGTGAGTATTCAGCCGCAGCCACTGCCGAGTTGCCTGGTGGATCAATTGGGCGCGCTGGACTACCTGTTCGTCGCCTCGAAAAGCTTCGCCGAGCGCTATTTCCCGAACGGCGTCACCCGCTCTGCGCTGTTGAAGGCGCCGGCGGTGGCGTTCGATCATCTCGACGATATGCATCAGGCGTTCCTGCAGCAGAACTTCGATTTGTCGCCGGGCAGCGTGCCCTGCCACATCGTGAATTCGTCGGAAGCCTTCGTGCAGCTGGCCCGCCAGGGCACCACCTGCTGTATGATCCCGCATCTGCAGATTGAAAAAGAGCTGGAGTCGGGGGAACTGATCGACCTGACGCCGGGGTTGTACCAGCGCCGCATGCTGTACTGGCACCGCTTTGCGCCGGAGAGCCGCATGATGCGCAAAGTGACCGACGCGCTGTTGGCGCACGGCCGCCAGGTGCTGCGCCAGGATTAA
- a CDS encoding MFS transporter, with translation MSPNTARISEIIDQAKISPYQTLILSLCFLIVLLDGFDTAVIGYIAPALREEWSLQPAQLSPTFGAGLFGLLLGSLIFGPIADAIGRKRVLLASILIFGGGTLASAYTNSIASLTLLRLITGIGLGGAMPTCITLSSEYSPARRRMLMVTLSWSGFTAGLALGGMLAGQIIPTYGWRGVLMLGGIAPLLLLPLLAWQMPESVRFMTSNPKYADSLRRVVGRITGKSWAGVTIIDDERSVQARSPISHLFTEGRAVRTLLLWLAFFCSLFVFYLLTSWLPSILKDAGYDIAHASRIGAMVPLGGTLGAILMALLMDRVGPYKVLALSYLGAALVVGATGYLMGDVYTLAAAVFLIGFGVAGAQNGLNLVSTTLYPTAARVTGVSWAMANGRFGSIVGSMLGAWMISAAGSAEAFFIWLALPVLVGSAAIFLLYRLSRSRRKPVAAPLTRT, from the coding sequence ATGAGCCCAAATACCGCTCGCATCAGTGAGATCATCGATCAGGCGAAGATATCCCCCTACCAGACCCTGATCCTCAGCCTGTGTTTTCTGATAGTCCTGCTGGACGGTTTTGATACCGCCGTTATCGGCTATATTGCCCCCGCCCTGCGCGAAGAATGGAGCCTGCAGCCTGCACAGCTGTCGCCCACCTTTGGCGCAGGCTTGTTCGGCCTGCTGCTCGGCAGCCTGATCTTCGGCCCGATCGCCGATGCCATCGGCCGCAAACGCGTGTTGCTCGCCTCGATACTGATTTTTGGCGGCGGTACTTTGGCCTCGGCCTATACGAACTCGATCGCGTCGCTGACCCTGCTGCGATTAATCACCGGCATCGGTTTGGGAGGCGCCATGCCCACCTGCATCACGCTCAGTTCCGAGTACTCGCCGGCGCGCCGGCGAATGCTGATGGTCACCCTGAGTTGGAGCGGCTTTACGGCGGGCCTGGCATTGGGCGGCATGCTGGCCGGGCAGATTATTCCCACTTACGGTTGGCGCGGCGTGCTGATGCTCGGCGGCATTGCGCCGCTGCTGTTGCTGCCGCTGCTGGCCTGGCAAATGCCCGAATCGGTGCGCTTTATGACGTCCAACCCCAAATACGCCGACAGCCTGCGCCGGGTCGTCGGGCGCATCACCGGCAAAAGCTGGGCGGGGGTGACGATTATCGATGACGAACGCTCCGTGCAGGCCAGATCGCCGATTTCGCACCTGTTCACCGAAGGCCGCGCGGTGCGCACCCTGCTGCTGTGGCTGGCCTTCTTCTGTTCGCTGTTCGTGTTCTACCTGCTCACCAGCTGGCTGCCGAGCATTCTCAAAGACGCCGGTTACGATATCGCGCACGCGTCGCGCATTGGGGCGATGGTGCCGCTGGGCGGTACGCTCGGCGCCATTTTGATGGCGCTGCTGATGGACCGTGTCGGGCCATACAAAGTGCTGGCGTTGTCTTATTTGGGCGCCGCGCTGGTGGTTGGCGCCACCGGTTACCTGATGGGCGACGTCTATACGCTGGCCGCCGCCGTCTTCCTCATCGGTTTCGGCGTGGCGGGCGCGCAAAACGGCCTGAACCTGGTCTCCACCACCCTCTACCCAACCGCCGCTCGCGTTACCGGGGTAAGCTGGGCGATGGCCAATGGCCGCTTCGGCTCCATCGTCGGCTCGATGCTCGGCGCCTGGATGATTAGCGCGGCGGGCAGCGCCGAGGCGTTCTTCATCTGGCTGGCGCTGCCGGTATTGGTGGGCTCCGCCGCCATCTTCCTGCTCTACCGGCTCAGCCGAAGCCGCCGCAAGCCGGTCGCCGCTCCCCTCACCCGCACCTGA
- the pgk gene encoding phosphoglycerate kinase, with the protein MSVIKMSDLDLAGKRVLIRSDLNVPVKDGKVTSDARIRASLPTIEAALKQGARVMVTSHLGRPTEGEYNEEFSLLPVVNYLKDHLKSPVRLAKDYLDGVDVAEGELVVLENVRFNKGEKKDDETLSKKYAALCDVYVMDAFGTAHRAQASTHGVGKFAPVACAGPLLSAELEALGKALGNPARPMVAIVGGSKVSTKLTVLDSLSKIADQLIVGGGIANTFVAAQGNNVGQSLYEPDLIPNAQKLLETCDIPVPTDVRVATEFSEDAVATVKQANEIKDNEQILDMGDVSAERLAVILKNAKTILWNGPVGVFEFPNFRKGTEIVARAIADSEAFSIAGGGDTLAAIDLFGIADKISYISTGGGAFLEFVEGKPLPAVVMLEERAKQ; encoded by the coding sequence ATGTCTGTAATTAAGATGTCCGATCTGGATCTGGCGGGTAAACGCGTACTGATCCGTTCCGATCTGAACGTACCAGTGAAAGACGGTAAAGTGACTTCCGATGCGCGTATCCGCGCTTCCCTGCCGACTATCGAAGCTGCGCTGAAACAAGGCGCCCGCGTAATGGTAACGTCCCACCTGGGCCGCCCTACCGAAGGCGAGTACAACGAAGAATTCTCCCTGCTGCCAGTAGTTAACTACCTGAAAGATCATCTGAAATCCCCAGTTCGTCTGGCGAAAGACTATCTGGATGGCGTCGACGTCGCCGAGGGCGAACTGGTGGTGCTGGAAAACGTCCGTTTCAACAAGGGCGAGAAGAAAGACGACGAAACCCTGTCCAAGAAATACGCGGCGCTGTGCGACGTGTACGTGATGGACGCCTTCGGCACCGCGCACCGCGCGCAGGCTTCCACCCACGGCGTAGGCAAGTTCGCGCCCGTGGCCTGCGCCGGCCCGCTGCTGTCTGCAGAGCTGGAAGCGCTGGGCAAAGCCCTGGGCAATCCGGCGCGTCCGATGGTCGCCATCGTGGGCGGTTCTAAAGTGTCCACCAAGCTGACCGTGCTGGACTCGCTGTCCAAAATCGCCGATCAGCTGATCGTCGGCGGCGGCATCGCCAACACCTTCGTGGCGGCGCAGGGCAACAACGTAGGCCAATCGCTGTACGAGCCGGACCTGATCCCGAACGCGCAGAAACTGCTGGAAACCTGCGACATTCCGGTGCCGACCGACGTGCGCGTAGCGACCGAGTTCTCTGAAGACGCGGTGGCCACCGTGAAGCAGGCCAACGAGATCAAAGACAACGAGCAAATTCTGGATATGGGCGACGTCTCAGCCGAGCGTCTGGCCGTTATCCTGAAGAACGCCAAAACCATTCTGTGGAATGGCCCGGTTGGCGTATTCGAGTTCCCTAACTTCCGTAAGGGCACCGAAATTGTCGCCCGCGCGATCGCCGATAGCGAAGCTTTCTCCATCGCCGGCGGCGGCGACACTCTGGCAGCAATCGACCTGTTCGGTATCGCTGACAAAATCTCCTACATCTCTACCGGCGGCGGCGCCTTCCTGGAATTCGTGGAAGGGAAACCACTGCCGGCCGTAGTGATGCTGGAAGAGCGCGCTAAGCAGTAA